From a region of the Thermoanaerobaculia bacterium genome:
- the nuoF gene encoding NADH-quinone oxidoreductase subunit NuoF, translating to MVEPILTRAVGVEGGHLLSSYLERGGYQGLKKALSMTPDSIIDEVKRSGLRGRGGAGFPCGLKWSFVPKDHPKPKYVVCNADEGEPGTFKDKVILECDPHMLLEGMAIACLSIGAEAGYIYVRGEFVRAIKILEKAVREARRDGYLGRNVMGSGKKIDIFVHSGAGAYICGEETGLLESLAGHRGHPRLKPPFPAVVGAFDSPTILNNVETLACVPHIITRGADWFTSIGPNPKNTGTKLFAVSGHVRKPGVYELPMGYNLKDLIEKVCGGIPDGRSIKAVIPGGSSAPPLKPEEIDVSLDFDTLAAMGTMLGSGAVIVVDDSVCMVKLTQRITRFYAHESCGQCSPCREGTHWLDLIMKRIEEGNGREGDLELILDICQGMMGTTICVLSDACAMPVKAFVEKYRDEFEAHISRGRCPMRGTHG from the coding sequence ATCGTGGAGCCGATTCTGACCCGTGCCGTCGGTGTGGAGGGGGGGCACCTCCTGTCCAGTTATCTGGAACGGGGAGGGTACCAGGGACTGAAAAAAGCCCTGTCCATGACCCCGGATTCCATTATCGACGAGGTAAAGCGGTCGGGGCTTCGTGGTCGGGGCGGCGCTGGATTCCCGTGCGGCCTCAAGTGGAGCTTCGTACCGAAAGATCACCCAAAACCGAAATACGTCGTCTGTAATGCGGACGAGGGAGAACCCGGAACCTTTAAGGACAAAGTGATCCTGGAATGTGATCCTCACATGCTCCTGGAAGGAATGGCGATCGCCTGCCTTTCCATTGGGGCTGAAGCCGGATACATTTACGTTCGGGGTGAGTTTGTCCGGGCCATCAAGATCCTTGAAAAAGCGGTCAGGGAAGCCCGCAGGGACGGATATCTGGGGCGTAATGTGATGGGGAGTGGAAAGAAGATTGACATCTTTGTTCATTCCGGCGCCGGGGCCTATATCTGTGGGGAAGAAACGGGTCTTCTGGAATCGCTTGCCGGTCACCGGGGCCATCCCCGGCTCAAGCCTCCCTTCCCCGCCGTCGTGGGTGCCTTTGACAGCCCCACGATCCTGAACAACGTGGAAACACTTGCCTGTGTGCCCCATATCATTACCCGGGGTGCGGACTGGTTTACTTCGATCGGGCCAAACCCTAAAAATACCGGAACCAAGCTCTTTGCCGTTTCAGGACATGTGCGGAAGCCCGGGGTATATGAACTTCCCATGGGCTATAACCTGAAGGACCTGATTGAAAAGGTCTGTGGAGGTATTCCCGATGGTCGTTCCATTAAGGCGGTGATTCCCGGTGGGAGCTCGGCACCTCCTTTGAAACCTGAGGAGATCGATGTCTCTCTTGACTTCGATACGCTTGCTGCCATGGGTACGATGCTGGGGTCGGGCGCCGTCATTGTTGTGGATGACTCCGTCTGCATGGTGAAGCTCACCCAGCGCATCACCCGCTTTTATGCCCATGAGTCATGCGGCCAGTGCAGTCCCTGCAGAGAGGGCACGCACTGGCTCGATCTGATCATGAAACGGATCGAGGAAGGCAACGGCCGTGAGGGGGATCTGGAACTCATTCTTGACATCTGCCAGGGAATGATGGGGACAACCATCTGTGTCCTCTCCGATGCCTGCGCCATGCCCGTCAAGGCCTTTGTGGAAAAGTACCGGGATGAATTTGAAGCTCATATATCCCGGGGCCGATGTCCCATGAGAGGCACCCATGGTTAA
- a CDS encoding NAD(P)H-dependent oxidoreductase subunit E, producing MKRHFPPEMESDVQEIFSRYPTREGALLPLLHLAQKTWSYIDRETMDYLAELVGIPPAKVYGVASFYTMYHRKKPGKTHIRVCTNISCMLKGADNLLAALETQLGIRAGETTADGRFSLEEAECLGACDRAPVFMVNDDYEGPVDHLLLAKILSGEPS from the coding sequence ATGAAGCGCCATTTTCCGCCGGAGATGGAATCAGATGTACAGGAGATTTTTTCCCGTTATCCCACCCGGGAAGGTGCGCTGTTACCCCTCCTCCACCTGGCCCAGAAAACCTGGAGCTATATCGATCGGGAAACCATGGACTATCTGGCTGAACTGGTGGGAATTCCTCCGGCAAAAGTCTACGGGGTCGCTTCCTTTTATACAATGTACCATCGTAAGAAACCCGGAAAGACGCACATCCGGGTCTGCACCAATATCTCCTGCATGCTGAAGGGAGCCGATAATCTCCTGGCGGCGCTGGAGACCCAGCTGGGGATCCGTGCGGGAGAAACCACAGCCGATGGAAGGTTTTCCCTGGAAGAGGCTGAGTGTCTTGGAGCCTGCGACCGTGCTCCCGTTTTCATGGTGAACGATGACTATGAGGGTCCGGTTGACCATCTCCTCCTTGCAAAAATTCTTTCGGGAGAACCTTCGTGA
- a CDS encoding NADH-quinone oxidoreductase subunit A — translation MNALTSDYGALVVMLLITTIMGISMIVMSHLLGRKRPHKRKLEPFECGMPLLDTVKKRISVKFFIVAVLFIVFDVEAALLYPWALTSRGAPMFMVAAVGLFVAFVALVFVYLWKEGAFTWEK, via the coding sequence GTGAACGCGCTCACATCGGACTACGGGGCTCTTGTCGTTATGTTGCTGATCACTACGATAATGGGGATCAGTATGATTGTGATGTCCCATCTCCTTGGTCGGAAACGACCTCATAAGCGTAAACTCGAGCCCTTTGAATGCGGCATGCCCCTTCTGGATACGGTGAAAAAGCGGATTTCCGTGAAGTTTTTTATCGTAGCCGTCCTCTTTATCGTCTTTGATGTCGAGGCTGCCCTTCTCTATCCCTGGGCACTCACAAGCCGGGGCGCTCCGATGTTCATGGTTGCCGCGGTGGGTCTCTTTGTTGCTTTCGTGGCTCTCGTATTTGTCTATCTCTGGAAGGAGGGAGCCTTTACGTGGGAGAAATGA
- a CDS encoding C1 family peptidase has translation MRTFLSFSLLLVFVSILPAQTPVQPEDPGAYVPRIKDKVLEEIKEANKEKKKEAEARTEEIQSEWKERKKKEKEDMPQFKAVIGEMERPASLEDFTKVWHNPPVAQYLTGTCWSFSTTSYFESEVHRLTGKSVKLSEIYTAYYEYVEKVRSFVQTRGNTYLGEGSEGNAVPRIWKAYGIVPLQAYPGVLAENGRHDHSVLFDKIEAYLDYVKEHDYWNEEEVVSVVRVYLNETLGPPPETFTYDGKTWTPLSFLKDYLKLDLDAYVEVMSTLRYPFWTRAKFEAPDNWWHSEDYLNLPLDTFYAAIRRSIENGYSVAIGGDVSEPAYSGMDEVAFIPSFDIPQSYINQTSREFRIANNTTEDDHGIHLVGYTRIGDHDWFLIKDSGRSSRWGPHEGYYFYRDDYVRLKMLTFTVHRDMLTGELNRLVTKTES, from the coding sequence ATGCGTACCTTTCTTTCGTTCTCTCTTTTGCTCGTTTTCGTTTCCATACTGCCCGCACAAACCCCTGTACAGCCAGAGGATCCTGGAGCCTATGTTCCCAGGATCAAAGACAAGGTGCTGGAGGAGATAAAGGAGGCCAATAAGGAGAAAAAAAAGGAAGCTGAAGCAAGGACCGAGGAAATCCAGTCTGAGTGGAAGGAGCGGAAGAAAAAAGAAAAGGAGGACATGCCACAGTTTAAGGCCGTCATCGGGGAAATGGAGCGCCCGGCGTCCCTGGAAGACTTCACGAAGGTCTGGCACAATCCTCCCGTCGCCCAGTACCTGACCGGAACCTGCTGGTCGTTTTCCACAACATCGTACTTTGAATCGGAAGTGCATCGTCTGACGGGAAAATCGGTCAAGCTTTCCGAAATCTACACAGCCTATTACGAATATGTGGAAAAGGTGCGTTCCTTCGTGCAGACCCGGGGAAACACCTATCTTGGGGAAGGGTCGGAAGGCAATGCGGTCCCCCGGATATGGAAAGCATACGGGATCGTTCCTCTGCAGGCCTATCCCGGCGTACTCGCGGAAAACGGACGTCACGACCACTCCGTTCTCTTTGACAAAATTGAGGCCTATCTGGATTACGTCAAGGAACATGATTACTGGAATGAAGAGGAGGTCGTTTCGGTCGTTCGCGTGTACCTCAACGAGACCCTTGGGCCTCCGCCGGAAACCTTTACCTACGACGGTAAGACCTGGACGCCCCTATCATTCCTGAAGGACTACCTCAAGCTGGATCTGGACGCCTATGTGGAAGTCATGTCCACCCTGCGGTATCCCTTCTGGACCCGTGCGAAGTTTGAGGCCCCGGACAACTGGTGGCACTCGGAGGATTACCTCAACCTTCCCCTGGACACCTTCTACGCAGCCATTCGCCGGTCGATCGAAAACGGCTATTCCGTGGCCATTGGCGGAGATGTCTCTGAACCGGCCTATTCCGGAATGGATGAGGTCGCCTTTATTCCGTCCTTCGATATTCCCCAGTCCTACATCAACCAGACCAGCCGCGAATTCCGGATTGCCAACAACACGACGGAAGATGATCACGGGATCCATCTGGTGGGATACACCCGCATCGGGGACCACGACTGGTTTTTAATCAAGGATTCGGGCCGGTCTTCCCGGTGGGGACCCCACGAAGGCTATTACTTTTACCGGGACGACTATGTCCGGCTGAAGATGCTCACGTTCACGGTCCACAGGGATATGCTTACCGGGGAGCTCAATCGGCTTGTAACAAAGACAGAGTCCTGA
- a CDS encoding phosphatase PAP2 family protein translates to MAMRLRGLSSLYLFEWVSIASGLFLILFFILSPVRGPFYLVTLGTLWLFVRIIALSLILLLLTVAFRSLRRGQNQTFVEALQESDLIRGRTWGDLVRISLAFSLMETAHFCLKVYIPLIHSRTFDSFLSQADRVLLAGRDGVDLVSAIFASPTSIRLMDLLYSGFYFFLVWGSLILFLALLRGRERIAFMDAYVTMWQIGLAIYILIPSWGPVFVEPERYAGLLRFMTLTVSIQKQLYLETSSIIQGNYDIVIRYFGMAALPSLHVAVFTIYTLWSPRLFRGLVYFFGGLTLLFFAGSVLTGYHYVVDGLAGIAVAGIATFIGRRFLKRQG, encoded by the coding sequence ATGGCCATGCGGCTCCGCGGTCTGTCATCGCTCTATCTCTTCGAATGGGTTTCGATCGCATCCGGCCTCTTCTTGATTCTATTCTTCATCCTCTCGCCGGTCCGGGGTCCCTTTTACCTTGTGACTCTGGGAACTCTCTGGCTCTTTGTGAGAATTATTGCCCTGTCCCTCATTCTCCTGCTTCTCACTGTCGCGTTCCGCTCCCTTCGCCGCGGTCAAAATCAGACCTTTGTTGAAGCTCTCCAAGAAAGCGACCTGATCCGGGGCAGAACCTGGGGAGACCTGGTGAGGATTTCCCTTGCCTTCAGTCTCATGGAGACGGCCCATTTCTGTCTCAAAGTCTACATCCCGCTGATCCATTCCAGAACCTTCGATTCTTTTCTGTCGCAGGCGGATCGTGTCCTCCTGGCGGGAAGAGACGGCGTGGATCTGGTTTCCGCGATCTTTGCTTCACCGACCTCGATTCGGCTGATGGATCTTTTGTACAGCGGGTTCTATTTCTTTCTGGTGTGGGGATCCCTCATCCTCTTTCTGGCCCTCCTGCGGGGAAGAGAGCGGATCGCCTTCATGGATGCCTATGTGACCATGTGGCAGATTGGGCTGGCCATCTATATTCTCATCCCCTCCTGGGGACCTGTCTTTGTGGAACCCGAACGATATGCCGGTCTTTTACGCTTCATGACCCTGACCGTTTCCATTCAGAAACAGCTGTACCTGGAGACGTCTTCGATTATCCAGGGAAACTATGACATCGTGATTCGGTACTTCGGTATGGCCGCCCTTCCCAGCCTCCATGTAGCCGTTTTCACGATTTACACACTCTGGAGCCCAAGACTTTTTCGAGGGCTCGTCTATTTCTTCGGCGGACTTACGCTTCTATTTTTCGCCGGAAGTGTCCTGACAGGGTACCATTATGTTGTGGATGGTCTGGCAGGGATCGCCGTTGCCGGAATTGCAACGTTCATCGGACGTCGATTCCTGAAACGCCAGGGTTGA
- a CDS encoding PhoU domain-containing protein, with protein sequence MWTKLFQTYRSNQILKNLVEDHARILEDSKSMYVKVLTLLYEKGDISHAHDFIYETDKRINRSVQDVRRRLIEHLSLTGIVDLPASLILMSVLKDAERVGDYCKNLYEVAQRLDQSRHVSEYWDQIKTLQYDVVPMFDDVKKAFMISDKELAQKQMDRMRDITKRSDGLIDQLYKTDMPANPAIGYALLTRYCKRVSSHLGNIATAVVVPLPMLDFLDEPRDKK encoded by the coding sequence ATGTGGACCAAGCTTTTCCAGACCTATCGAAGCAACCAGATTCTGAAGAACCTCGTTGAAGATCACGCACGGATCCTCGAAGACAGCAAGTCGATGTACGTTAAGGTCCTGACTCTTCTTTACGAAAAGGGAGACATCAGCCACGCCCATGACTTTATCTACGAAACGGACAAGCGGATCAACCGTTCGGTCCAGGATGTCCGGCGACGCCTGATCGAGCACCTCTCCCTGACCGGTATCGTCGACCTTCCTGCGTCCCTGATCCTGATGAGTGTCCTGAAGGACGCGGAACGGGTCGGGGATTACTGCAAAAATCTCTATGAAGTCGCTCAGCGCCTGGATCAGAGCAGGCACGTTTCTGAATACTGGGATCAGATCAAAACTCTGCAGTACGACGTGGTTCCGATGTTTGACGATGTGAAAAAAGCCTTCATGATCAGCGATAAGGAACTTGCCCAGAAGCAGATGGATCGAATGCGGGACATTACCAAGCGGAGTGACGGACTTATCGACCAGCTCTACAAGACCGACATGCCGGCCAATCCCGCCATCGGGTACGCTCTGCTGACCCGGTACTGCAAGCGTGTCTCCTCCCATCTGGGCAATATCGCCACGGCGGTGGTGGTTCCCCTCCCGATGCTGGACTTCCTGGACGAACCCAGGGATAAGAAATAG
- a CDS encoding Na/Pi symporter → MESLKRYLGWIAVFVLLYFFLTSIDLIGVAFKLFGKDFALGLIKSTSNPFVALFVGLLSTSIIQSSSTTTSITVGLVAAGVLPIENAIPIVMGANIGTSVTNMLVSLGHITRSDEFERAFSGAIIHDFFNLITAFVLLPVELATGYLQRTAECISKLLVGVGGGTTHQSPLKLIVKPVAHGVEKLFVDIMGIHARPAGILILILSLVTLFFSLFFLVRLMKILMMNRLEIVFDRYIARNDVIAFVMGLSFTVLVQSSSVTTSLLVPLLAAGVLTLEQAFPMTLGANLGTTITALLASMVGNVQGLTIAIVHLLFNISGILLIYPIRPIRRIPIAMARWMGYHGTRKKWIVAVFILGVFFIIPGLLILISYNL, encoded by the coding sequence GTGGAATCCCTGAAACGTTACCTTGGCTGGATCGCCGTCTTCGTTCTCCTGTACTTTTTCCTGACGTCCATCGATCTCATCGGCGTGGCCTTCAAGCTCTTCGGGAAGGATTTCGCCCTTGGCCTGATCAAGAGTACCAGCAATCCCTTTGTGGCCCTCTTTGTCGGCCTGCTTTCGACCAGTATCATTCAGAGTTCCTCCACAACGACATCCATAACCGTGGGTCTCGTGGCCGCGGGTGTTCTTCCCATCGAGAACGCGATTCCCATCGTGATGGGCGCCAATATCGGCACCTCCGTGACCAACATGCTGGTCTCCCTGGGGCACATCACGCGTTCCGACGAATTTGAGCGAGCCTTCTCCGGCGCCATTATTCATGATTTTTTCAACCTGATCACCGCCTTTGTTCTTTTGCCAGTGGAACTGGCCACAGGGTACCTCCAGAGAACCGCGGAATGCATCTCCAAGCTTCTGGTGGGCGTGGGAGGTGGGACAACCCACCAGAGTCCCCTGAAGCTGATCGTCAAACCTGTGGCCCATGGTGTGGAGAAGCTCTTTGTCGACATCATGGGGATCCATGCGCGCCCGGCAGGCATCCTGATCCTGATCCTCAGCCTGGTTACGCTTTTCTTCAGCCTCTTCTTCCTGGTCCGTCTCATGAAAATCCTGATGATGAATCGTCTCGAGATCGTCTTTGACCGGTACATCGCGAGAAACGACGTCATCGCCTTTGTCATGGGCCTGTCGTTCACCGTCCTTGTCCAGAGCTCCTCGGTGACGACCAGCCTCCTCGTCCCCCTCCTGGCGGCGGGTGTCCTCACACTGGAGCAGGCCTTCCCCATGACGCTCGGTGCCAACCTGGGCACCACGATTACTGCCCTTCTTGCCTCCATGGTCGGAAACGTACAAGGGCTCACCATCGCCATCGTCCACCTTCTCTTCAATATCAGCGGAATTCTTCTGATCTACCCCATTCGGCCCATCCGCAGGATTCCAATTGCGATGGCCCGGTGGATGGGCTATCACGGAACCCGGAAGAAGTGGATCGTCGCTGTATTCATTCTCGGTGTCTTTTTCATTATTCCCGGTCTGCTGATCCTGATCAGCTACAATCTCTAA
- a CDS encoding sulfatase, with amino-acid sequence MVTVHARSRPVARSIQVLILLLIGVAVILSVWHFYPFHPVPRKQRSLKHNVLTGLIYPDHPVAVFDSEGIFRIRGNYSIPYPPPLHLDAGWAQRTDWGIWALGTRSTVSFYLSRPEPQYFWFRCRPMRNVPGTSPQTLQIEINGYRSETVSLQEEMRDYSIPIPRRAFQRGKNELTLNFRYAISPKEVGENKDSRPLSVAFARFGLLPEDLQEAANSLYINPTSRFDGEFVSLNPGETLSFSLDSIPEVAHITCTVVSDGTESPSALSMVLFDEETGARKNATIPVSQPSKNSRSLPEARIELGAFSEHPCTVSLRADHRTHDPIRLGNFILRYRDRKPAQEERGSSAKNLSGSPNLVMILLDAARPDHMGIYGYPKDTTPHIDAWAGKSRIFTNAVATAPYTVNSVATIVTGLSFFTHGVVDLSDRLSSEALTIAEYLHHAGYETVAFSSTPNNSPSKGFGQGFDRFYEVWKGQGGLNGHDPGLLCREVEQWIDTRKSPSPFFLLIHMVPPHSPYSPPPEHDLFGSPDFQGTLTGDRPTLEAIAQGRKILSKEEKERIISLYDGNLHWADAAVGTLLSTLESRGLAKTTLTVLTADHGEAFFEHGSTEHNTTLYEEMIHIPLIIRVPDQERSEPSFSDDLVSTLDLSATLAAAAGLPPLPGTDGRNILQDPLPERNSYSCLMRSAGNHPWLGFRTPCWSLLLSPDLTFELYHLKTDPYQETDLSVKKQNILRSLLIRFHTSASIVPPRFDGGTSPPPDEETQATLRSLGYLQ; translated from the coding sequence ATGGTAACGGTACACGCTCGATCTCGACCTGTCGCCCGGTCGATTCAGGTTCTCATTCTCCTTCTTATCGGCGTCGCCGTCATCCTGTCCGTGTGGCATTTTTATCCCTTTCACCCCGTTCCCAGGAAGCAGCGCTCCCTGAAACATAATGTACTGACAGGTTTAATCTACCCGGACCATCCCGTCGCCGTTTTTGATTCGGAAGGAATCTTCAGGATCAGGGGAAATTATTCCATTCCCTATCCCCCACCGCTGCATCTCGATGCCGGATGGGCGCAAAGAACCGATTGGGGTATCTGGGCTCTTGGAACAAGATCCACGGTATCCTTCTACCTTTCCAGACCGGAACCGCAATACTTCTGGTTTCGATGCCGGCCGATGCGGAACGTGCCCGGAACCTCTCCCCAGACCCTTCAGATTGAGATAAATGGATACAGGAGTGAAACGGTTTCTCTCCAGGAGGAGATGCGTGATTACTCTATCCCCATTCCCCGAAGGGCGTTTCAAAGAGGGAAAAACGAACTGACATTGAACTTTCGATACGCCATCTCCCCGAAAGAGGTGGGGGAGAACAAGGACTCACGACCTCTCTCCGTTGCCTTCGCACGGTTTGGACTCCTTCCGGAAGACCTTCAGGAAGCGGCAAATTCACTCTATATAAATCCTACCTCACGGTTCGATGGTGAGTTCGTCTCTCTGAATCCGGGAGAGACGTTGAGCTTCAGCCTGGATTCGATTCCAGAAGTCGCCCATATCACATGCACGGTCGTATCAGATGGCACTGAATCCCCTTCGGCCTTATCGATGGTCCTCTTTGACGAAGAAACCGGTGCAAGAAAGAACGCAACGATTCCCGTGTCTCAACCATCCAAAAACTCCCGATCCCTTCCGGAGGCCAGAATCGAACTGGGCGCCTTTTCTGAACATCCCTGCACCGTATCTCTGCGTGCGGATCATCGTACGCATGATCCGATCCGCCTCGGCAACTTTATCCTCCGATACCGGGATAGAAAACCCGCACAGGAAGAGCGTGGATCATCAGCGAAAAACCTTTCCGGATCTCCAAACCTGGTGATGATCCTCTTGGACGCTGCCCGTCCGGACCATATGGGGATCTACGGTTACCCGAAGGACACAACACCCCATATTGACGCATGGGCAGGGAAATCCAGAATCTTCACCAACGCGGTGGCCACGGCTCCTTACACAGTAAATTCTGTTGCAACGATCGTAACGGGCTTGTCCTTTTTCACGCACGGCGTGGTCGATCTATCTGATCGTCTCTCATCAGAAGCCCTTACGATCGCCGAGTACCTGCATCATGCAGGTTACGAAACCGTCGCTTTTTCCTCAACACCCAACAATTCGCCTTCCAAAGGGTTTGGCCAAGGATTTGATAGGTTTTATGAAGTGTGGAAGGGTCAGGGGGGGCTGAATGGCCATGACCCCGGGCTGTTATGCCGGGAGGTGGAACAATGGATCGATACCCGGAAGTCACCCTCTCCCTTTTTTCTCCTGATCCACATGGTCCCACCCCATTCACCCTACAGCCCACCTCCGGAGCATGACCTCTTTGGGTCGCCTGATTTTCAGGGAACCCTGACCGGTGACCGGCCAACACTGGAAGCCATCGCGCAGGGAAGAAAGATCCTTTCAAAGGAAGAAAAGGAACGGATTATCTCTCTCTATGATGGGAATCTCCACTGGGCGGATGCCGCGGTAGGAACCCTTCTCTCCACTCTCGAATCCAGAGGCCTTGCAAAAACCACCCTGACCGTCCTGACCGCAGACCATGGAGAAGCCTTTTTTGAGCACGGCTCCACCGAACACAATACCACCCTCTATGAAGAGATGATCCACATCCCCCTTATCATCCGTGTTCCCGATCAGGAACGATCGGAACCGTCTTTCAGCGATGATCTTGTCAGCACTCTGGACCTCTCCGCGACACTGGCGGCCGCGGCCGGACTTCCTCCCCTTCCGGGAACGGATGGAAGAAATATCCTTCAGGATCCCCTGCCGGAACGCAATTCCTATTCCTGCCTGATGCGAAGTGCCGGGAACCATCCATGGCTTGGTTTTCGGACTCCGTGCTGGTCTCTGCTCCTGTCACCCGATCTTACATTCGAACTTTATCATCTTAAGACGGATCCTTACCAGGAAACCGATCTATCCGTGAAGAAGCAGAACATCCTGCGTTCCCTGCTGATTCGCTTCCATACATCTGCATCCATTGTTCCACCCCGGTTTGACGGAGGAACCTCGCCTCCTCCGGATGAAGAGACACAGGCCACGCTACGCTCCCTGGGTTATCTACAGTGA